From one Agrobacterium fabrum str. C58 genomic stretch:
- a CDS encoding LysR family transcriptional regulator: MITSQDLEFFRIVSTAQSLAAAARALDVTPSAVTQRLQQLEQRLGVRLLERTSRRLHLTEEGQLLAQRGVEILTNMEEMTEQLLERRQVVTGHLQVAAPFGFGRLYIAPAMAQLREQHPEVKLTLSLFEDPVSLRSDAWNVLIHVGPLTDSSLIVHRLAPNRRILCAAPSYLERHGVPDRPETLNQHACAVIREDHADVTLWRFSHQEKPPLTLRIQPAMSSNDGEVIKQWALAGLGIIIRSEWDVAEDLRRGRLVALLPDWQLPDADVVALLDNRSGRVARTVCFLQILKQQFQPVPWRVQHD; encoded by the coding sequence ATGATCACATCTCAGGACCTCGAATTTTTTCGCATCGTCAGCACCGCCCAATCATTGGCAGCGGCGGCGCGGGCGCTCGACGTGACACCATCGGCTGTGACCCAGCGGTTACAGCAATTGGAGCAACGGCTGGGTGTACGGCTGTTGGAGCGTACCAGCCGTCGATTGCACCTGACCGAGGAGGGGCAGTTGTTGGCGCAACGCGGCGTCGAAATCCTCACCAATATGGAGGAGATGACCGAACAGCTGTTGGAGCGTCGCCAGGTCGTGACGGGGCATTTGCAGGTGGCCGCGCCCTTCGGCTTTGGCAGGCTTTACATCGCGCCTGCGATGGCGCAGCTGCGGGAGCAGCACCCTGAGGTCAAGCTCACTTTGTCACTGTTTGAGGATCCCGTCAGCCTGCGCAGCGATGCCTGGAACGTATTGATCCATGTTGGGCCGCTGACGGACTCCAGCCTTATCGTCCATCGGCTTGCGCCCAACCGCCGTATCCTCTGCGCCGCACCATCGTATCTTGAGCGGCATGGTGTGCCCGATCGGCCAGAGACCTTGAACCAACACGCCTGCGCCGTTATTCGGGAAGACCACGCCGATGTTACATTGTGGCGGTTCAGCCATCAGGAAAAGCCGCCATTGACCTTGCGAATCCAACCCGCGATGAGCAGCAATGATGGCGAGGTTATCAAGCAATGGGCACTAGCTGGACTTGGCATCATCATACGCTCGGAATGGGACGTTGCCGAGGATTTGCGCAGGGGGCGTCTTGTGGCGTTATTGCCGGACTGGCAACTGCCGGATGCCGATGTCGTGGCACTGCTGGACAACCGTAGTGGTCGCGTTGCGCGCACGGTCTGTTTCCTGCAGATATTGAAGCAGCAGTTTCAGCCAGTGCCGTGGCGAGTTCAGCACGACTAA
- a CDS encoding NAD(P)/FAD-dependent oxidoreductase, with protein sequence MSPTIHRIQSDQRLPERVDVVVIGGGIVGSAAAYFLSKRKYKVALVEKGWIGGEQSGRNWGWCRQQNRDARELPLAMKGMQLWDRLGEEIGEDLGFRRNGLVYASTRSADVEQWERWREVARQFDFETHMLTAAQAREMTPGSTRDWIGGVYSPTDGKAEPARAAPVLAQGARQNGAVIHQDCAARGLDISGGRVSGVITEKGLIHADMVLCSGGAWASMFCRRHGIDLPQAGVRQTTLRTKPTADIVKGGFYNPEITLTRRLDGSYTMALSGRGTVEITPQGLRYATQFLPMFQKHMKALRIRMGRSFFEGPEALTRWNFDSISPFERIRVLDPAPNAKMVHATVAQAKAIYPALKNVEVAEAWGAWIDTMPDAMPVISQVPSLPGFFVAAGLSGHGFGLGPAAGHLAADIITGDVPISDPRPYRYSRFFDGSSLGAPGGI encoded by the coding sequence ATGAGCCCCACAATTCACAGAATTCAAAGCGACCAACGGCTTCCGGAAAGAGTTGATGTCGTCGTGATCGGCGGCGGCATTGTCGGAAGTGCGGCTGCCTATTTCCTGTCCAAACGCAAATACAAGGTCGCATTGGTCGAAAAAGGCTGGATCGGAGGCGAACAATCCGGCCGCAACTGGGGCTGGTGCCGCCAGCAAAATCGCGACGCTCGCGAACTGCCGCTTGCCATGAAGGGCATGCAACTCTGGGATCGTCTCGGCGAAGAGATCGGCGAGGATCTGGGCTTTCGTCGTAACGGGTTGGTCTATGCGTCCACCCGCTCGGCCGACGTGGAGCAATGGGAGCGGTGGCGTGAGGTGGCGCGCCAGTTCGACTTCGAAACCCACATGCTCACCGCCGCGCAAGCAAGAGAAATGACCCCCGGCAGCACCAGGGACTGGATTGGCGGCGTGTACTCCCCGACCGACGGCAAGGCGGAACCTGCCCGCGCCGCGCCCGTCCTGGCGCAGGGCGCCCGGCAGAATGGTGCTGTTATTCATCAGGATTGTGCCGCACGCGGCCTCGATATCAGCGGCGGCAGGGTATCGGGCGTCATCACCGAGAAAGGCCTGATCCATGCCGACATGGTTCTGTGTTCAGGAGGTGCCTGGGCTTCCATGTTCTGCCGGCGGCATGGAATAGACTTACCGCAGGCAGGCGTTCGCCAGACGACGCTGCGGACCAAGCCAACCGCCGATATCGTCAAGGGCGGTTTTTACAACCCCGAAATCACACTGACCCGCCGTCTGGATGGCAGCTACACGATGGCCCTTAGTGGACGCGGGACTGTCGAGATCACACCGCAGGGCCTTCGCTACGCGACCCAGTTTCTCCCCATGTTCCAAAAACACATGAAGGCTCTGCGTATTCGTATGGGCCGCTCATTCTTCGAGGGTCCGGAAGCGCTTACGCGCTGGAATTTCGATTCCATCTCTCCATTCGAACGCATCCGCGTGCTGGATCCCGCTCCCAATGCAAAAATGGTTCACGCAACCGTTGCGCAAGCGAAAGCGATTTATCCGGCACTCAAGAATGTGGAAGTCGCGGAGGCTTGGGGTGCCTGGATCGACACGATGCCTGATGCCATGCCGGTGATTTCTCAAGTGCCATCCCTGCCGGGGTTCTTCGTGGCAGCGGGTCTCAGTGGGCACGGCTTTGGCCTGGGGCCGGCGGCTGGCCACCTGGCGGCCGACATCATCACCGGCGATGTGCCGATCTCCGATCCCCGCCCCTATCGCTACTCCCGCTTCTTCGACGGGTCGAGTCTCGGCGCACCCGGTGGAATATGA
- a CDS encoding 4-hydroxyproline epimerase: MRHSFFCIDSHTCGNPVRLVAGGGPLLPHLPISERRDLFVRNHDWVRQALMFEPRGHDIMSGAVIYPAYRDDCDFAVIFIEVSGCLPMCGAGTIGLVTAAIEEGLVTPRIPGRLSIETPAGKVDIQYDKPGEFVESVRIFNVASYLHAADVEVNVPGLGKLVVDIAYGGNYYAVIEPQVGWPGLDGMTAGDVVDLSQKLRDALGTICDPVHPDDERIRGVHHAIWCDRPVSAEADGRGAVFYGDKAIDRSPGGTGTSARMAQLHGKGRLKAGETFRQESLIGTIFEGKVEEETTVGSFSGIRPSIGGWARIIGHNTIFVDDRDPLAHGFQVR; encoded by the coding sequence ATGCGCCACAGCTTCTTCTGCATCGATTCCCACACCTGCGGAAATCCCGTTCGTCTCGTTGCCGGGGGCGGTCCGCTGTTGCCGCATCTTCCGATATCCGAGCGTCGCGACCTGTTTGTCCGCAACCATGACTGGGTACGGCAGGCATTGATGTTCGAACCCCGCGGACACGACATCATGTCAGGCGCGGTCATCTATCCGGCCTACCGCGACGACTGTGATTTCGCCGTGATCTTTATCGAGGTCAGCGGATGCCTGCCCATGTGCGGTGCCGGCACGATCGGCCTTGTTACGGCGGCGATCGAGGAGGGTCTGGTAACGCCGAGGATTCCGGGAAGGCTTTCGATCGAAACGCCGGCGGGAAAAGTCGACATTCAGTACGACAAACCCGGCGAGTTCGTCGAATCCGTCCGCATCTTCAACGTCGCCAGTTACCTTCATGCGGCCGATGTGGAAGTGAATGTTCCCGGCCTCGGCAAACTCGTCGTCGATATCGCCTATGGCGGCAACTATTACGCGGTGATCGAGCCACAAGTCGGCTGGCCCGGTCTCGACGGCATGACAGCCGGGGATGTCGTTGATCTCAGCCAGAAATTGCGCGACGCGCTTGGCACCATTTGCGATCCGGTTCATCCCGACGACGAACGGATACGGGGCGTTCATCACGCCATCTGGTGTGACAGGCCGGTTTCCGCCGAGGCGGATGGGCGCGGCGCGGTGTTCTACGGCGACAAGGCCATCGACCGTTCGCCAGGCGGCACGGGCACGTCGGCTCGAATGGCGCAATTGCACGGCAAGGGCCGCCTGAAAGCCGGCGAAACATTCCGTCAGGAAAGCCTGATCGGCACGATCTTCGAAGGCAAGGTCGAAGAAGAGACAACGGTCGGCAGCTTCAGTGGCATCAGGCCCAGCATCGGCGGCTGGGCGCGGATCATTGGGCACAACACGATATTCGTTGACGATCGTGACCCGCTCGCTCACGGATTTCAGGTCAGATAG
- a CDS encoding ABC transporter permease: protein MNFDFFRFSPGIYLAPAVDWLNTNFHPFFAAVTNLIESVLGAIEAVLLYPPAFALIAIATLLAFFAINLKAAIVTMLALAFCFFAGLWTQSMQTLALVTVAVIISVSIAFPLGILASRNKRFETALRPLLDIMQTVPPWVYLIPAVMIFSLGRVPAIIATIVYGVPPMLRLTTLAFNQVPKDLLELGQASGASPRAILLKIEIPSATPTLLVGLNQCILLSLAMVVLAGLVGAGGLGAEVTRGLTRMEMGPGLRAGLAIVAIAILLDRLSRGALQGRGGIRRR, encoded by the coding sequence ATGAACTTCGATTTCTTCAGATTTTCTCCGGGCATCTATCTCGCACCCGCCGTGGACTGGCTGAATACCAATTTCCACCCGTTTTTCGCCGCTGTAACCAACCTCATCGAAAGTGTTCTCGGTGCGATCGAGGCCGTGCTGCTCTATCCGCCCGCTTTTGCCCTGATTGCGATCGCGACGTTGCTCGCCTTTTTCGCCATCAATCTCAAGGCCGCAATCGTAACGATGCTTGCGCTTGCCTTCTGCTTTTTCGCCGGCCTGTGGACACAATCCATGCAAACCCTGGCGCTGGTCACGGTTGCCGTCATCATTTCGGTGTCGATCGCCTTTCCGCTCGGCATACTGGCGTCCCGCAATAAACGTTTCGAGACAGCCCTCCGCCCACTGCTTGACATCATGCAGACCGTACCGCCATGGGTCTATCTCATCCCGGCGGTCATGATCTTCAGCCTGGGCCGCGTGCCCGCGATCATCGCCACGATCGTCTACGGCGTGCCGCCAATGCTGCGCCTCACCACACTCGCCTTCAACCAGGTGCCGAAGGACTTGCTCGAACTTGGACAGGCGAGCGGCGCCTCGCCCCGAGCGATCCTCCTCAAGATCGAAATCCCCTCCGCCACGCCCACGCTTCTGGTCGGCCTCAACCAGTGCATCCTGCTGTCGCTGGCCATGGTCGTTCTTGCCGGCCTTGTCGGTGCCGGTGGACTGGGCGCTGAAGTCACACGCGGTTTGACGCGCATGGAAATGGGGCCGGGCCTAAGAGCCGGACTGGCCATCGTCGCCATCGCCATTCTCCTCGACCGGCTGTCCAGGGGCGCGCTGCAAGGTCGCGGGGGCATCAGGCGGAGATGA
- a CDS encoding ABC transporter permease: protein MDTSIITDRFDIWTEDALGWIGDNGEGLFDFVSRLLEGSYDGILWLLQLAPPVVIALIAALLGWRLINLAAGILAGVALLFCATMGLWAETMSTLALVTTATILALLVGIPLGIIAGFTKSLDRVLEPILDLIQTMPPYIYLLPAIALLGYGPATALIATFIVAMPPAIRLTSLGIRMTPREFIELGHASGLTPWQMFMKIRLPFAIPSVMAGINQSLMMAFGMVVIAGIVGSGGLGETIYGAVRTLDIATSINAAIAIVILTMVLDRLTQSATSRAKAGAR from the coding sequence ATGGATACCTCAATCATCACGGACCGTTTCGATATCTGGACGGAGGATGCCCTTGGCTGGATCGGCGATAATGGCGAAGGGCTGTTCGATTTCGTCAGCCGGCTGCTTGAAGGCAGCTATGACGGCATCCTGTGGCTGCTCCAGCTTGCCCCGCCCGTCGTCATCGCACTCATCGCAGCCCTGCTGGGCTGGCGGCTGATCAACCTGGCGGCCGGCATTCTCGCCGGCGTCGCGTTGCTTTTCTGCGCGACGATGGGGCTGTGGGCCGAAACCATGAGCACCCTGGCGCTTGTCACGACGGCAACGATCCTCGCTCTGCTGGTCGGCATTCCGCTCGGCATTATTGCGGGATTCACCAAATCGCTCGACCGGGTGCTCGAACCCATTCTCGATCTGATCCAGACCATGCCGCCTTACATCTATCTCCTGCCTGCGATCGCCCTCCTGGGCTACGGACCGGCGACGGCGCTCATCGCCACCTTCATCGTCGCCATGCCGCCCGCGATCCGGCTGACCTCGCTCGGTATCCGCATGACGCCACGGGAATTCATCGAACTGGGTCACGCAAGCGGACTGACGCCGTGGCAGATGTTCATGAAGATCAGGCTGCCGTTCGCTATACCCAGCGTCATGGCTGGCATCAACCAGAGCCTGATGATGGCTTTCGGCATGGTCGTCATCGCGGGTATCGTCGGTTCCGGCGGCCTCGGCGAAACGATCTACGGGGCGGTACGCACGCTGGATATCGCCACCTCCATCAATGCTGCGATCGCAATCGTCATTCTGACCATGGTGCTGGACAGGCTTACACAAAGCGCGACCAGTCGCGCCAAGGCAGGTGCAAGATGA
- a CDS encoding quaternary amine ABC transporter ATP-binding protein yields MNMILSDSNEVLVDCQNVWKIFGARASTAVKAVARGGLSKKQVLEDFDCVVGVCDASLQVHRGEIFCIMGLSGSGKSTLIRLLNRLIEPSLGKITVKGKDIARLNAAELRELRARNIAMVFQSVALLPYRTVLENAGFSLEVRGVAKDERNRIARAALEKVGLADWTSRYPHELSGGMQQRVGLARALAADPEIILMDEPFSALDPLIRRQLQDEFRQLTKSLGKSAVFITHDLEEAIRIGDRIAIMKDGVIVQVGTAEEIVTKPADDYVSDFVAGISRIHLVKAHTVMQPVAEFAASQPQCDIGTLLRASPRDDIGALIDLTMQSDHDAVAVVEKDLVIGIVTTRDLLRGVAGTAEEESVAA; encoded by the coding sequence ATGAATATGATATTGAGTGATTCCAACGAAGTGTTGGTCGACTGCCAGAACGTCTGGAAGATTTTTGGCGCGCGCGCTTCGACCGCCGTGAAGGCGGTGGCCAGAGGTGGATTGTCAAAGAAGCAGGTGCTGGAGGATTTCGACTGCGTCGTCGGCGTATGCGACGCCAGCCTTCAGGTTCATCGTGGCGAAATCTTCTGCATCATGGGGCTTTCCGGCAGCGGCAAATCGACCTTGATCCGTCTTCTCAATCGCCTCATCGAGCCGAGCCTCGGAAAAATCACGGTGAAGGGCAAGGATATCGCCAGGCTGAATGCTGCCGAATTGCGCGAATTGCGCGCCCGCAACATCGCCATGGTGTTTCAGAGCGTAGCGCTGCTGCCTTACCGCACTGTGCTCGAAAACGCCGGTTTCAGTCTCGAGGTTCGAGGCGTAGCGAAAGACGAGCGCAACCGTATAGCACGCGCCGCGCTTGAAAAGGTGGGCCTTGCCGACTGGACGTCGCGGTATCCCCACGAATTGTCAGGAGGCATGCAGCAGCGCGTCGGACTTGCCCGCGCCCTGGCTGCCGACCCGGAAATCATTCTCATGGACGAGCCGTTCAGCGCGCTCGACCCTCTTATCCGTCGGCAGCTCCAGGACGAATTTCGGCAATTGACGAAGTCGCTCGGCAAGTCCGCCGTCTTCATCACCCATGACCTCGAGGAAGCAATCCGCATCGGCGACCGCATCGCCATCATGAAGGACGGCGTTATCGTGCAGGTGGGAACCGCCGAGGAGATCGTTACGAAACCCGCAGATGATTACGTCTCCGATTTCGTAGCGGGCATCTCCAGAATTCATCTGGTGAAGGCGCATACGGTCATGCAGCCGGTTGCCGAATTCGCCGCCTCGCAGCCCCAGTGCGATATCGGCACGCTGCTCAGGGCGTCGCCACGGGACGATATCGGCGCGCTGATCGATCTGACGATGCAGTCTGACCACGACGCCGTCGCGGTGGTCGAAAAAGACCTCGTCATCGGCATCGTCACCACCCGCGACCTTCTTCGCGGCGTGGCGGGAACAGCGGAAGAAGAATCCGTGGCGGCATAG
- a CDS encoding glycine betaine ABC transporter substrate-binding protein, with protein MKTIWKVLCAAAMVGMTVFSAKAEEKTITVGTMSWEDLTPITGITKKVLEDSGYTVKVVSFSEWGIAYAALSKGDIQLLASQTDYVAQDYWDKNKRRLEKISPVSHGLYQAIAVPKYVTIDSMDQLNDNADKFGGKIIGIEPGSGLMRDAGKAAKDYGLKLQLVEGSTAAMTAALKSAIDRKEWVAVTVWEPSWMMQRYDVKFLKDPKGVFPPPQSYYWIGQKGFSAEYPHAREVIASVYVPLADITAINGAVNDGKTMDQAVKEWTDSHADLLKRWENIKGE; from the coding sequence ATGAAGACTATATGGAAGGTGCTTTGTGCGGCCGCGATGGTCGGCATGACGGTATTCTCCGCCAAAGCGGAGGAAAAGACGATTACGGTGGGTACGATGTCCTGGGAGGATCTCACGCCCATCACCGGGATCACCAAGAAAGTACTTGAGGATTCCGGTTACACAGTGAAAGTCGTGTCGTTCTCGGAATGGGGTATAGCCTATGCGGCACTCTCCAAGGGCGACATCCAGCTTCTCGCCTCGCAGACCGATTACGTCGCTCAGGACTACTGGGACAAGAACAAGCGACGTCTGGAAAAGATCTCGCCGGTGTCGCATGGCCTCTACCAGGCGATCGCAGTTCCGAAATACGTGACGATCGACTCGATGGATCAGTTGAACGACAACGCCGACAAGTTCGGGGGCAAGATCATCGGGATCGAGCCAGGTTCGGGCCTGATGCGCGATGCCGGCAAGGCCGCCAAGGATTACGGTCTGAAGCTTCAGCTCGTCGAAGGCAGCACGGCCGCGATGACGGCCGCTCTGAAATCGGCAATCGACCGCAAGGAATGGGTCGCCGTGACGGTCTGGGAACCATCCTGGATGATGCAGCGATACGACGTCAAGTTCCTCAAGGATCCGAAGGGCGTTTTCCCGCCGCCACAGAGTTACTACTGGATCGGCCAGAAAGGTTTCTCTGCAGAATACCCGCATGCACGTGAGGTCATTGCCAGCGTTTACGTGCCGCTTGCCGATATCACCGCGATCAATGGTGCGGTCAATGACGGCAAGACAATGGACCAAGCGGTCAAGGAATGGACCGACAGCCATGCCGATCTGCTGAAGCGCTGGGAGAATATCAAAGGCGAATAA
- a CDS encoding NAD(P)/FAD-dependent oxidoreductase: MTTLSVRRLPVENGISGWEAISKRSKPVRRLEGDVTADWLIIGAGFAGLSAARRLTQLHPGETIVVLDASEVGKGTSGRNSGFMIDVPHNLASSEYSSGAIDATRLEMEQNRSAIAFAAAAAEDYGMSRQTFDPAGKINAAATRRGMTLNQNFAASLKNAGEKHTLLDAAQMRALTGSDYYLGGLYTPGAVLIQPADYIREFAAGLSPKVDIFENSPVTALRRENRAWKATTPSGSVTAPKVILGVNGHVDDFGHFRGRLIHIFAYASMTAPFAARDYGSRVSGQDKWALLPADAMGATVRKITSDGQSRIAIRTRYTYETTLDLTKHQLSKMVRAHRRSLDDRFPGLGGIPFEYSWSGRICLSLNHVPAFGEIEEGLFSACCENGLGTVKSTLAGMMAAELATGTTSRHLEQYMDHPAPSRLPPEPFAWLGINSVIRLQELRAGREG, translated from the coding sequence ATGACGACCCTGTCCGTCAGGCGTTTGCCGGTCGAAAATGGCATCTCGGGCTGGGAGGCGATCAGCAAGCGTTCGAAACCGGTTCGACGCCTCGAGGGCGATGTGACAGCGGACTGGTTGATTATCGGCGCGGGCTTTGCGGGTCTTTCCGCCGCCCGCCGCCTCACCCAGCTCCATCCCGGCGAGACGATTGTCGTTCTTGATGCGAGCGAAGTCGGCAAAGGCACATCGGGGCGCAACTCCGGTTTCATGATCGACGTTCCCCACAACCTCGCCTCCAGTGAATATTCGAGCGGCGCAATCGACGCCACACGACTGGAAATGGAACAGAACCGCTCAGCGATAGCCTTTGCCGCGGCAGCGGCCGAAGACTATGGAATGTCGCGCCAGACGTTCGATCCGGCCGGAAAGATCAATGCCGCGGCAACCCGGCGCGGCATGACACTGAACCAGAACTTCGCCGCATCTCTCAAGAACGCCGGCGAGAAACACACCCTCCTCGATGCCGCACAGATGCGCGCCCTGACCGGTTCTGACTATTATCTCGGCGGGCTCTATACGCCCGGCGCAGTTCTCATTCAGCCGGCGGATTACATCCGCGAATTCGCCGCGGGTCTGTCGCCCAAAGTGGATATATTCGAGAATTCACCCGTCACGGCACTCAGGCGCGAAAACCGTGCCTGGAAAGCCACGACGCCCTCGGGCAGCGTCACCGCCCCGAAAGTCATTCTGGGGGTCAACGGCCATGTTGACGACTTCGGTCATTTTCGCGGGCGGCTGATACACATCTTCGCTTATGCATCCATGACGGCGCCATTTGCCGCGAGGGATTACGGCAGCAGGGTTTCCGGACAAGACAAATGGGCGCTGCTTCCTGCCGATGCGATGGGGGCAACCGTCCGGAAGATCACGTCCGACGGCCAGTCGCGTATCGCGATCCGGACAAGATATACGTATGAGACGACGCTCGACCTGACGAAGCACCAACTTTCGAAGATGGTACGGGCGCATCGCCGGTCGCTCGACGACCGCTTTCCCGGTCTTGGGGGCATACCTTTCGAATATAGCTGGTCAGGACGTATTTGCCTGAGCCTCAACCATGTCCCCGCCTTCGGCGAGATCGAGGAAGGGCTTTTTTCCGCCTGCTGCGAGAATGGACTCGGCACGGTAAAAAGCACCCTCGCCGGCATGATGGCGGCAGAGCTGGCGACCGGGACCACCTCCCGGCATCTCGAACAATACATGGATCACCCCGCGCCGTCCCGCCTCCCGCCGGAACCATTCGCATGGCTCGGAATAAATTCGGTGATCCGTTTGCAGGAATTGCGTGCAGGCCGCGAGGGATGA
- a CDS encoding aldehyde dehydrogenase yields the protein MHEPLTAAEYKAIASDLQFPANAFIDGAFRPAGSGKTFKTINPATGETLADISACDVSDVDYAVGKARAAFDDGRWRLLPPGERKAILLTFAKLLEQHRHELAVMESLDSGKPVSECQTVDIPDTIHTIRWHAELIDKLYDNTAPVGSNALALVVREPVGVVGCVLPWNFPLLMLAWKIGPALASGCSVIVKPAEETTLTTLRVAELAHEAGIPAGVFNVVPGGGKEVGEPIGMHMDVDMVAFTGSTPTGRRFLRYAADSNLKRIVLECGGKNPAVVLDDAEDLDLVAEQVVNGAFWNMGENCSASSRLIVHAKIKDELLQRIGAYMREWRMGDPLDPQNRVGALVSKAHFDKVHSFLEDVKAENLTIVHGGKTEKGIFIEPTVVDAVPPASRLFREEIFGPILSVTTFNTLAEAVALANDTNYGLAASVYTGSLRKAIKLSREIRAGVVTVNCFGEGDATTPFGGYKESGFGGRDKSIFAHDNYCELKTIWIDVSDRSVDETVR from the coding sequence ATGCATGAACCTTTGACCGCCGCCGAATACAAGGCGATTGCCTCAGACCTTCAGTTCCCGGCCAATGCCTTCATTGACGGGGCTTTCCGGCCCGCCGGTTCCGGCAAGACCTTCAAGACGATCAATCCCGCCACCGGCGAAACGCTCGCCGATATTTCGGCCTGCGACGTGAGTGACGTGGACTATGCGGTCGGCAAAGCCAGGGCGGCATTCGACGACGGCCGCTGGCGCCTGCTGCCACCTGGCGAACGCAAGGCCATTTTGCTCACATTCGCAAAACTACTGGAGCAGCATCGCCACGAACTAGCCGTCATGGAAAGCCTGGACAGCGGCAAGCCGGTTTCCGAATGCCAGACCGTCGACATTCCTGACACGATCCACACCATCCGCTGGCATGCGGAGCTCATCGACAAGCTGTATGACAATACCGCACCGGTGGGATCGAACGCCCTTGCACTCGTGGTGCGCGAGCCGGTTGGCGTCGTCGGCTGCGTGCTGCCGTGGAACTTCCCTTTGCTGATGCTGGCCTGGAAGATCGGCCCGGCGCTCGCCTCCGGATGTTCGGTGATCGTCAAACCGGCCGAGGAGACAACGCTGACGACCCTGCGCGTCGCCGAACTGGCGCATGAAGCCGGGATTCCGGCTGGCGTCTTCAACGTCGTTCCGGGCGGCGGCAAGGAGGTCGGCGAGCCGATCGGCATGCATATGGATGTCGATATGGTAGCGTTTACCGGATCGACGCCAACGGGACGGCGGTTCCTGCGATATGCGGCCGACTCCAACCTCAAGCGCATCGTCCTTGAATGCGGCGGCAAAAATCCGGCGGTGGTGCTGGATGATGCGGAAGACCTCGACCTCGTCGCCGAGCAGGTGGTCAACGGCGCATTCTGGAACATGGGCGAAAACTGCTCGGCCTCGTCCAGGCTCATCGTCCATGCAAAAATCAAGGACGAGCTGCTGCAGCGGATCGGCGCCTATATGCGGGAATGGAGGATGGGCGATCCTCTCGATCCGCAAAACCGCGTCGGCGCGCTCGTCAGCAAAGCCCATTTCGATAAGGTCCACTCCTTCCTCGAGGACGTGAAGGCAGAAAATCTTACCATCGTTCACGGTGGCAAGACCGAGAAGGGAATCTTCATCGAACCCACGGTCGTCGATGCCGTGCCCCCTGCAAGCCGTCTTTTCCGGGAAGAGATTTTCGGCCCGATCCTGTCGGTGACGACCTTCAACACGCTGGCAGAGGCGGTAGCTCTTGCCAACGACACGAATTACGGCCTTGCCGCATCCGTCTACACCGGAAGCCTTCGCAAGGCGATCAAGCTCTCGCGCGAAATCCGGGCGGGTGTCGTCACGGTCAATTGCTTCGGCGAAGGCGACGCAACGACGCCGTTTGGCGGCTACAAGGAATCCGGTTTCGGCGGACGCGACAAATCGATCTTCGCGCACGATAATTATTGCGAACTCAAAACGATCTGGATCGACGTCTCCGATCGTTCGGTGGACGAGACGGTCAGATGA
- a CDS encoding dihydrodipicolinate synthase family protein, giving the protein MKFEGIYTPAITPLGHDGEIDRDAFAAVLESLMEARVHGIIIGGSTGEYYAQTAQERFDLAAYARQVIGTRLPLVVGTGATRTEDSIEYAKAAKEIGADAILVSSPPYALPTERENAVHALAVDRAANLPIMLYNYPARMGVVMGEEYFSRVGKSKNVVAIKESSGDMGNLHLLARKFPQIALSCGWDDQALEFFAWGAKSWVCAGSNFLPREHVALYEACVVEKNFDKGRAIMTAMLPLMDFLECGKFVQSIKHGCEIIGLRAGSVRAPLRPLNSDEKRTLQTVVTTLKRTVAQIASGANHA; this is encoded by the coding sequence TTGAAATTCGAAGGTATATATACCCCGGCGATTACACCGCTCGGTCATGACGGAGAGATCGACCGCGACGCCTTCGCAGCTGTCCTCGAGTCGCTCATGGAAGCACGGGTGCACGGCATCATCATCGGTGGGTCGACGGGCGAATATTACGCGCAGACGGCCCAGGAGCGCTTCGATCTGGCAGCCTACGCCAGACAAGTGATCGGTACGCGGCTGCCGCTCGTCGTCGGAACCGGCGCCACCCGTACCGAAGATTCCATTGAATATGCCAAGGCGGCCAAGGAAATCGGCGCTGACGCCATTCTCGTTTCCTCTCCGCCCTACGCGCTGCCGACCGAGCGTGAAAACGCCGTCCACGCGCTTGCGGTTGATCGCGCGGCGAACCTTCCGATCATGCTGTACAACTACCCTGCTCGCATGGGTGTGGTGATGGGGGAGGAATATTTCTCCCGCGTCGGCAAATCGAAGAATGTCGTCGCCATCAAGGAAAGCTCTGGCGACATGGGCAATCTGCATCTCCTCGCCCGCAAGTTCCCGCAGATTGCGCTGTCCTGCGGCTGGGACGACCAGGCGTTGGAATTCTTCGCCTGGGGCGCGAAAAGCTGGGTCTGCGCGGGCTCGAATTTCCTGCCGCGCGAGCATGTGGCACTCTACGAAGCCTGCGTCGTCGAAAAGAACTTCGACAAGGGACGCGCGATCATGACCGCAATGCTGCCGCTGATGGATTTTCTCGAATGCGGAAAATTCGTCCAATCCATCAAGCATGGATGCGAAATCATCGGGCTTCGGGCCGGATCTGTCCGGGCTCCGCTTCGCCCCCTCAATTCCGATGAAAAACGAACTCTCCAGACTGTCGTTACCACGTTGAAGCGAACAGTCGCCCAGATTGCGTCGGGAGCCAATCATGCATGA